The following are from one region of the Nostoc cf. commune SO-36 genome:
- a CDS encoding type II toxin-antitoxin system VapC family toxin, translating into MSFLLDTHILLWFLENDSKLSDRVPEVIINPENLIFVSVISAWEISIKQSLGKLIAPGNLEEALRFSRFEILSMTLAHGIKVADLPLHHKDPFDRMLIAQALVEGLTIITVDQKFKFYDVPLFSDDFG; encoded by the coding sequence GTGAGCTTTTTATTAGATACTCATATTTTGTTGTGGTTTTTAGAAAATGATTCTAAATTGTCAGATCGGGTACCAGAGGTAATTATTAATCCTGAAAATTTAATTTTCGTCAGTGTGATTAGTGCTTGGGAAATTTCAATTAAACAGTCTTTAGGAAAGTTAATTGCTCCTGGGAATTTGGAAGAGGCTTTGCGCTTCAGTCGGTTTGAGATTTTGTCTATGACATTGGCACATGGAATAAAGGTTGCTGATTTGCCTCTACACCATAAAGATCCTTTTGATAGGATGTTAATTGCTCAAGCTTTGGTAGAAGGTTTAACAATAATTACAGTAGACCAAAAGTTTAAATTTTATGATGTGCCATTATTCTCTGATGATTTTGGGTAG
- a CDS encoding DEAD/DEAH box helicase, with translation MVRLEDLTKGTQVQGILPNSIVAIVDAQWHGSDVVELTYKDASGTLGNELVFRDREPTLEIITSGGAWSFTADGANFRLASEAHRIRLAYLFDPLLAVHTSLVEPLPHQITAVYGEMLTRQPLRFLLADDPGAGKTIMAGLLMRELLIRGDLHRCLVICPGSLAPQWQDELSQKFHLRFEILTNDRIESAVTGNAFAEMPLVIVRLDKLSRNQDLQAKLAQTDWDLVVCDEAHKMSASFFGGEIKETKRYKLGKLLSTLTRHFLLMSATPHNGKEEDFQLFMALLDGDRFEGRFRDGVHVADTSDLMRRLVKEDLLKFDGKPLFPERQASTIEYELSDLEAVLYKRVTEYVREEFNRADALENEGRKGNVGFALTILQRRLASSPEAIYQSLLRRRERLQKRLRQEEVLRRGSNATIIEFKQVLDLEDLEDDLEDIPGEEREATEQEVVDLATASRTIAELQTEIKLLEELEQLALRVRRSGKDKKWEELSNLLQNDAEMFNAQGHRRKLVIFTEYRDTLNYLTDRIRTLLGRNEAVVNIHGAMGREERRKAQEAFTQDIEVQVLIATDAAGEGINLQRAHLMVNYDLPWNPNRLEQRFGRIHRIGQTEVCHLWN, from the coding sequence ATGGTTAGACTTGAGGATTTGACAAAAGGCACGCAAGTACAAGGTATCCTGCCAAACAGTATTGTCGCCATCGTTGATGCTCAGTGGCATGGCTCTGATGTTGTGGAATTAACATACAAAGATGCTAGCGGCACGCTAGGGAATGAGTTAGTCTTTCGAGATAGAGAACCGACTCTGGAAATAATCACCTCTGGTGGTGCTTGGAGTTTTACTGCTGATGGGGCTAATTTTCGTCTGGCATCAGAAGCGCACCGCATCCGTCTAGCTTATCTGTTCGACCCCTTGCTAGCTGTTCACACCTCTCTAGTCGAACCCTTACCCCACCAAATTACCGCCGTTTACGGGGAAATGTTGACTCGTCAACCTCTGCGTTTTCTCTTAGCAGATGATCCAGGTGCAGGTAAAACTATTATGGCGGGGTTGCTGATGCGGGAATTGCTCATCCGAGGTGATTTGCATCGTTGCCTTGTGATTTGTCCCGGCAGTTTAGCCCCACAGTGGCAAGATGAATTGTCGCAAAAGTTTCATTTACGCTTTGAAATTCTCACCAACGATCGCATTGAATCAGCAGTGACTGGAAATGCTTTTGCTGAAATGCCGTTGGTGATTGTGCGACTAGACAAACTCAGCCGTAATCAAGATTTACAAGCAAAGCTAGCGCAGACAGACTGGGATTTGGTTGTTTGTGACGAAGCTCATAAAATGTCAGCTTCATTTTTTGGTGGTGAAATTAAAGAGACGAAACGCTACAAACTTGGTAAGTTACTCTCAACTTTAACTAGGCATTTTTTATTAATGTCAGCAACGCCACATAACGGCAAAGAGGAAGACTTCCAGTTGTTTATGGCGTTATTGGATGGAGACAGATTTGAAGGACGCTTCCGCGATGGTGTTCATGTAGCAGATACTTCTGACTTAATGCGGCGATTGGTTAAAGAAGATTTGCTGAAATTTGATGGAAAACCGCTATTTCCAGAACGCCAAGCTAGCACTATAGAATATGAACTATCGGATTTAGAAGCGGTACTTTATAAGCGAGTCACTGAGTACGTCCGCGAGGAATTTAATCGTGCCGATGCTTTAGAAAATGAAGGACGCAAAGGTAATGTTGGCTTTGCTTTGACTATTTTGCAACGTCGGCTTGCTTCTTCCCCAGAAGCTATCTATCAATCGCTGCTACGCCGTCGAGAAAGGTTGCAAAAACGGCTGAGGCAAGAAGAAGTTTTGAGGCGGGGAAGTAATGCAACCATCATTGAATTTAAGCAAGTTCTGGATCTGGAAGACTTAGAAGATGATTTAGAGGATATTCCTGGTGAAGAACGAGAAGCAACAGAACAGGAAGTAGTTGACCTAGCTACAGCATCACGGACGATCGCAGAATTACAAACAGAAATTAAGCTTTTAGAAGAATTAGAGCAACTGGCACTACGAGTGCGACGTAGTGGTAAAGATAAAAAATGGGAAGAACTCTCGAATCTGTTGCAAAATGATGCCGAAATGTTCAACGCCCAAGGACATCGGCGCAAGCTCGTGATTTTTACCGAGTACCGGGACACATTAAATTATTTGACAGATCGGATTCGGACGCTACTTGGACGTAATGAAGCTGTAGTAAATATACATGGCGCAATGGGACGCGAAGAACGCCGCAAAGCGCAGGAGGCGTTTACCCAAGATATTGAAGTACAAGTCTTAATAGCTACGGATGCTGCGGGTGAAGGGATTAACTTGCAAAGGGCGCACCTTATGGTTAATTACGATTTGCCTTGGAATCCTAACCGCCTAGAACAGCGTTTTGGGCGAATTCACCGGATTGGGCAGACGGAGGTATGTCACTTATGGAATTAG
- a CDS encoding helix-turn-helix domain-containing protein, translating to MNSNTISWDSIRDEVLADSEVKAEYDALESEFQYAKQVIALRKASSLNQRDFAKLVGIKQPQLARIESGKQVPKIETLAKLARGAGYDVKIRFVAPKGKRSHQKTISK from the coding sequence ATGAATTCTAACACAATTTCTTGGGATTCTATCCGTGATGAGGTTTTAGCAGATTCAGAGGTAAAGGCTGAATACGATGCCTTGGAGTCAGAATTCCAGTATGCAAAACAAGTTATTGCTTTAAGGAAGGCTAGCAGCTTAAATCAACGGGATTTTGCTAAGTTGGTTGGCATTAAACAGCCACAACTGGCTCGGATTGAATCTGGGAAACAGGTTCCTAAAATTGAAACCCTAGCAAAACTCGCTAGGGGTGCAGGTTACGATGTCAAGATTCGCTTTGTAGCACCCAAAGGAAAGCGATCGCACCAAAAAACGATCAGCAAATGA
- a CDS encoding mechanosensitive ion channel family protein, giving the protein MAITVVSVPKATAQIPLLPQLLPSPSSVNNDANNRLVTGWIYLDGRQLFQIAASRSNFPERSEDIQKKLEKIAQNYFQLPAKTAVKVEVRKVNDLPVIYINGQYLMTITSDDAGLREVDMFTSANQIAESLQEDLQEAKQERQTQFLIDQGKIAAGIGLAMIVMSWGVYGWQRRSKNHALYSLASQSPTGPLNSPISPTAAQPITSQLNQQQHRNIQEVKRRLFQLTQAGIWGGGSFFILGLFPYTRPFQVIILTAAQFPLRLGVVFLVTYVAIRLIYALIDRFTTTLISSGALLTPESSERLRLRVSTFSGVTKSIATGICIGVGFLLALVSLGIDIVPLLAGASLVGVAVSLASQNLIKDAINGFLIILEDQYALGDVITVGDVGGLVENLNLRMTQLRDSEGRLITIPNSEIKVVANLSSRWSRADLTIPIAYQADIEKALTLIESIGFEMDKDPQWERQILEVPQVLGIDQFGDRGLIIRVWIKTQPLKQWDVAREFRRRLKVALDQAGISISVPQQAIWVNDEQLLNFQSNGSNGKAN; this is encoded by the coding sequence ATGGCCATAACTGTTGTATCTGTGCCAAAAGCCACAGCCCAAATTCCTTTGTTACCGCAGCTGCTACCATCTCCCAGCAGTGTGAATAATGATGCAAATAATCGACTTGTTACAGGCTGGATTTATTTAGATGGTCGTCAGTTATTTCAGATAGCGGCATCAAGAAGCAACTTCCCTGAGCGTTCAGAAGATATCCAAAAGAAGTTGGAGAAAATTGCCCAAAATTACTTTCAATTACCAGCAAAAACAGCAGTCAAGGTAGAAGTTCGCAAAGTAAACGACTTACCAGTAATTTATATCAACGGTCAATACCTGATGACCATTACTTCTGATGATGCTGGATTGCGAGAAGTAGATATGTTCACATCAGCAAATCAAATCGCCGAATCGTTGCAAGAAGACTTGCAAGAAGCAAAGCAAGAAAGACAAACTCAGTTTTTAATCGACCAAGGTAAAATTGCTGCTGGCATCGGACTAGCAATGATTGTGATGAGTTGGGGGGTATATGGCTGGCAAAGGCGTTCCAAAAACCATGCATTATACTCCCTTGCCTCCCAATCCCCCACAGGGCCATTAAACTCACCAATTTCACCAACAGCAGCTCAACCAATTACAAGCCAACTGAATCAACAGCAACATCGAAATATCCAAGAAGTCAAAAGACGATTGTTTCAGCTAACTCAAGCCGGAATTTGGGGAGGTGGAAGTTTCTTTATCTTGGGTCTATTTCCTTACACACGACCATTTCAGGTAATTATTCTCACAGCTGCCCAATTTCCTTTGCGATTAGGTGTTGTGTTCCTAGTAACTTACGTAGCCATCCGTCTCATCTACGCCCTCATTGACCGCTTTACCACCACTTTGATTAGCAGTGGTGCTTTATTGACTCCAGAAAGTTCTGAACGTCTAAGACTGCGAGTTTCTACATTTTCTGGTGTGACTAAAAGCATCGCTACTGGTATCTGCATAGGAGTAGGCTTTTTGCTAGCGCTAGTGTCATTGGGGATAGATATCGTTCCCTTGCTAGCGGGTGCGAGTTTAGTTGGCGTTGCAGTGTCTCTGGCCTCGCAAAACTTAATTAAAGATGCGATTAATGGTTTCTTGATCATTCTAGAAGACCAGTATGCTTTAGGCGATGTGATTACTGTGGGAGACGTGGGAGGCTTAGTAGAAAATCTGAATCTGCGGATGACCCAACTGCGGGATTCGGAAGGACGCTTGATCACGATTCCTAATAGTGAAATTAAAGTTGTTGCCAATCTTTCTAGCCGTTGGTCACGAGCCGATTTAACGATTCCCATTGCCTACCAAGCTGATATTGAAAAGGCTTTGACGTTGATTGAAAGTATTGGCTTTGAGATGGATAAAGATCCGCAATGGGAGCGTCAAATTTTGGAAGTACCGCAAGTTTTGGGAATAGATCAATTTGGCGATCGCGGTTTGATTATTCGTGTATGGATTAAAACACAGCCCCTGAAACAATGGGATGTAGCACGAGAGTTTCGCCGTCGTCTGAAAGTTGCCCTAGACCAAGCCGGAATTTCCATCTCTGTGCCTCAACAAGCAATTTGGGTCAATGATGAGCAATTGTTAAATTTCCAGAGTAATGGCAGTAATGGCAAAGCTAATTAG
- the modA gene encoding molybdate ABC transporter substrate-binding protein — protein sequence MKRRQILGFLGIAVVGLLLTIGLPLVTPSRVIAQSNTSILVSAAASLKEALEEIKPLYQQSKSDININYNFGASGALQQQIEQGAPADIFISAGKKQVDALQEKGLLLPGSRTNLANNRLVLIVAQDVVGITSFYNLTDSKIKKIAIGEPRSVPAGQYGEQVLKKLKLYDRVKSKLVFANNVRQVLAAVESGNAEAGLVYATDAKISNKVKIVVAADDKFHSPIVYPVAVLKSSKNASAAKEFVQFLSGSQAKTILKKYGFLVN from the coding sequence ATGAAAAGAAGACAAATTTTAGGCTTCCTGGGTATAGCGGTTGTTGGCTTGCTGCTAACAATTGGTTTACCGTTAGTGACTCCTTCTCGTGTAATAGCACAGTCAAACACCAGCATACTCGTGTCCGCAGCTGCCAGCTTAAAAGAAGCGCTGGAAGAAATTAAGCCTTTGTACCAACAAAGTAAATCAGATATCAATATTAATTATAACTTTGGGGCTTCCGGTGCCTTGCAGCAACAGATTGAACAAGGTGCGCCAGCGGATATCTTTATTTCTGCTGGCAAAAAACAAGTGGATGCTTTGCAAGAAAAAGGACTGTTGCTACCAGGTAGCCGTACTAACCTAGCAAATAACCGTCTAGTCTTGATTGTGGCTCAGGATGTTGTTGGCATCACTAGCTTCTACAATTTAACAGATAGTAAGATTAAAAAAATTGCGATCGGTGAACCCAGAAGTGTACCTGCTGGTCAATATGGGGAGCAAGTTTTAAAGAAATTGAAGCTTTATGATCGAGTCAAATCAAAATTGGTCTTTGCTAACAATGTGCGTCAAGTTTTGGCAGCTGTAGAAAGTGGTAACGCCGAAGCGGGTTTAGTTTATGCCACTGATGCCAAAATTTCTAACAAGGTAAAAATTGTAGTCGCTGCTGATGATAAGTTTCACTCACCGATTGTTTATCCAGTGGCTGTACTCAAGAGTAGTAAAAATGCTTCTGCTGCTAAAGAATTTGTCCAGTTTTTATCTGGCAGTCAAGCCAAAACTATACTCAAAAAATATGGGTTTCTCGTAAATTAA
- a CDS encoding protein NO VEIN domain-containing protein — protein MYWEKAIAGTELRELLIEAIRYGDQPEVRDRLNQVVHDKLDQQRLRELLEERALARDSMDIAKVQQIREEMERAEARRLQPHFIASFFLEAFTQLGGTLRQREPQRYEISHVPAVIRNRGRQIGVGEPLLLRYERVCFEKDLISISGKPLAAFICSGHSLLDATIDLTLERHRDLLKQGTILVDENDSSEGTRALVYLEHSIQDARTNLNGSRRLVSRRMQYVEINAEGNTCNAGYAPYLNYRPLTDEEKGVVEKVLEESWLREDLEAKAKSYAIAHLVPQHLQELKQRKEELIAKTMTAVKDRLSKEINYWDHRAEELKIQEEAGKPNAKINSGKARQRADDLQARLMQRLEELEQERRLSPLPPVVVGGALVVSVGLLQRMQGKQQVTTAMFAKETERVEKAAMTAVIEVERNLGYEPTDVSYQKCGYDIESRIPETGQLRFIEVKGRITGAKTVTVTKNEIITALNKPDNFILALVQVPLAEDMEGNCSIHYLHRPFHKEPDFAVTSVNYDWLELWQQGTEPN, from the coding sequence ATGTATTGGGAAAAAGCGATCGCAGGGACGGAATTACGAGAATTATTAATTGAAGCAATTCGCTATGGCGATCAACCAGAGGTGCGAGACAGACTCAACCAAGTCGTACATGATAAACTCGACCAACAGCGACTACGCGAACTTTTAGAAGAACGAGCTTTGGCACGAGATTCGATGGATATCGCCAAAGTGCAGCAAATTCGAGAAGAAATGGAAAGGGCAGAGGCGCGACGGTTGCAACCTCATTTTATTGCTTCTTTCTTCCTCGAAGCATTTACCCAATTAGGTGGAACATTGCGTCAACGAGAACCCCAGCGTTACGAAATCAGTCATGTTCCAGCAGTTATTCGCAATCGAGGGCGGCAAATTGGTGTAGGAGAACCGTTGCTGCTACGTTACGAACGTGTCTGCTTTGAAAAAGATTTAATCAGCATTTCTGGTAAACCCTTAGCTGCTTTCATCTGTTCTGGACATTCTCTACTGGATGCCACAATTGATCTGACTTTGGAACGACACCGGGATTTGTTGAAACAAGGCACTATTTTAGTTGATGAAAATGATTCCAGCGAAGGAACCCGCGCCTTAGTTTATCTAGAACACTCCATACAAGATGCGCGGACAAATCTAAATGGCTCTAGGCGTTTAGTATCGCGGCGGATGCAATATGTAGAAATCAATGCAGAAGGCAATACCTGCAATGCAGGTTACGCGCCTTACCTGAATTACCGTCCGCTAACAGACGAGGAAAAGGGTGTTGTGGAAAAAGTTTTAGAAGAATCTTGGTTGCGAGAAGATTTAGAAGCAAAAGCTAAGAGTTATGCGATCGCTCACCTTGTTCCCCAACATCTTCAAGAACTCAAGCAACGGAAAGAGGAACTAATTGCTAAGACGATGACGGCAGTAAAAGATAGATTAAGCAAGGAGATTAATTACTGGGATCATCGGGCAGAAGAACTGAAAATCCAAGAGGAAGCTGGCAAGCCTAATGCCAAAATTAACTCAGGTAAAGCACGTCAACGAGCTGATGATTTGCAAGCACGGTTAATGCAACGTTTGGAGGAATTAGAGCAAGAACGTAGATTATCGCCATTACCGCCTGTGGTGGTTGGGGGTGCGTTGGTAGTTTCAGTAGGCTTGCTGCAACGAATGCAAGGCAAACAACAGGTAACAACGGCGATGTTTGCCAAGGAGACGGAACGAGTAGAAAAGGCAGCAATGACGGCTGTGATCGAAGTAGAACGCAATTTAGGGTATGAACCCACGGATGTGAGTTATCAGAAGTGCGGCTATGATATTGAGTCGCGTATTCCAGAAACGGGACAGTTGCGATTTATTGAAGTGAAAGGGAGAATTACAGGTGCTAAAACTGTGACAGTGACAAAGAATGAAATTATTACCGCTCTAAACAAGCCAGACAATTTTATTTTGGCATTAGTGCAAGTGCCTTTAGCAGAAGATATGGAAGGTAATTGTTCTATTCACTACTTACACCGTCCGTTCCATAAAGAGCCAGATTTTGCCGTGACAAGTGTTAATTATGATTGGCTGGAGTTGTGGCAACAGGGAACTGAGCCAAATTAA